From the genome of Aspergillus fumigatus Af293 chromosome 1, whole genome shotgun sequence, one region includes:
- the pex2 gene encoding pex2/pex10/pex12 family protein, which translates to MSSTNFAAAQERVLERRRLREAEARKRLAEQQRASPLNHPALNRLPYPLNRIPQSGVTLWNSIKGREGSRPAFRVGQVDAELLDEELLGLLKGQVGNALKYFGPQLREDWSHEIQFALRAILFKLSIWDHNASYGAALQGLRYVDSRSKGPVHSTPTKWQKSLYGLLTVGGRYAWEKWESWLISQEGGYEEPSRDVRMLARLTGLVSTTHSIAAFVSFLVFLVNGRYRTLVDRILRIRLTPPSAQSAREVSFEYLNRQLVWHAFTEFLLFLLPLVGISRWRRWLSRAWRKAISAIRSRDDDEVEVEKRGELAFLPERTCAICYKDQNPASTSENDIITASAGGIVGSAQTDITNPYETVPCGCIYCFVCLVQKVEGEEGEGWICLRCGEIVKKCKPWNGDVLEEVRPSTTSGKIVGFAMDENAVTQGPVSGQGPKTLAEELSASHEVGQDEALDHSDQWSKVDKDEEEAELDEEVNESA; encoded by the exons ATGAGCTCAACAAACTTTGCCGCCGCTCAGGAACGAGTCTTAGAACGCCGCCGCTTGCGCGAGGCTGAAGCTCGCAAACGGCTGGCGGAACAGCAGCGTGCATCACCACTGAACCATCCGGCGCTCAACCGACTTCCGTACCCCTTGAACAGAATCCCGCAGTCCGGTGTCACGTTATGGAACTCCATCAAGGGGCGAGAAGGAAGCAGACCTGCTTTCCGTGTTGGTCAAGTGGATGCCGAGCTCCTCGATGAAGAGTTGCTGGGGCTGCTTAAGGGGCAGGTTGGAAATGCTTTGAAGTACTTCGGG CCCCAATTACGGGAAGACTGGTCTCACGAAATCCAATTCGCCCTCCGTGCAATCCTGTTCAAACTTTCTATATGGGATCATAATGCCTCCTACGGTGCTGCCCTCCAGGGACTGCGATACGTCGATAGTCGCAGCAAAGGGCCCGTCCATTCTACCCCCACAAAATGGCAAAAGAGCCTATATGGCTTACTCACAGTTGGTGGTCGCTACGCCTGGGAGAAATGGGAGTCATGGTTGATCAGCCAAGAAGGCGGTTATGAAGAG CCATCGCGGGATGTTCGAATGCTGGCTCGGCTCACAGGTTTAGTCTCCACCACACACTCAATCGCAGCTTTCGTTTCATTCCTCGTCTTCCTAGTGAACGGCCGATACCGGACACTAGTCGACCGAATCCTTCGCATACGCCTTACCCCTCCATCAGCTCAGTCTGCTCGCGAGGTGTCTTTTGAATACCTCAATCGACAACTCGTATGGCACGCCTTCACCgaatttcttctcttcctgttGCCTCTTGTTGGAATCAGTAggtggcggcggtggttgtCCAGAGCATGGCGGAAAGCAATATCTGCCATCAGATCAagggatgacgatgaagtGGAAGTAGAGAAGCGGGGAGAATTGGCGTTCCTTCCAGAGCGAACATGTGCTATATGCTACAAAGACCAAAATCCTGCCTCTACTTCGGAAAACGATATCATTACAGCGTCGGCCGGGGGTATCGTCGGGTCTGCACAGACAGACATCACAAACCCTTACGAAACGGTCCCGTGTGGCTGCATATACTGCTTCGTTTGCCTTGTGCAGAAGgtggaaggagaggaaggcgaaggctGGATTTGTTTACGTTGCGGCGAGATCGTAAAAAAGTGCAAGCCATGGAATGGCgacgtccttgaagaagttcGACCGTCCACAACCTCCGGAAAAATTGTGGGGTTCGCTATGGATGAGAATGCAGTAACTCAAGGTCCCGTATCTGGCCAAGGACCAAAAACCCTTGCCGAGGAATTAAGTGCCTCGCATGAAGTCGGTCAGGACGAGGCATTGGACCATTCTGACCAGTGGTCTAAAGTagacaaggatgaagaggaggccgaATTGGACGAGGAAGTCAACGAATCTGCCTAA
- a CDS encoding acid phosphatase PHOa, which yields MKPSVATLLATVSLVYAQTATEKEPSLSAIESAAASIQPYSPVSNVEGVAFNRFFQVWLENIKDYEDAAADENMKWLASQGILLTNFYAVTHPSEPNYCAAVGGDTFGMDNDNFNQIPANVSTVADLLDTKNIAWGEYQEHLPYPGFQGFNYSNQETYVNDYVRKHNPLVLYDSVTKNSTRLRQIKNFTSFEDDLANKKLPQWAFITPNMTNDAHDTNITFGAKWERSWIAPLLNNSYFMNDTLILLTFDEDGTYSKSNKIFSVLLGGAIPDELKGTQDDTFYTHYSVIASVSANWGLPSLGRWDCGANILEIVANKTGYVNYDVDTTNLRLNETYPGPMSAGEYSKYSPVWPNALTRGDCSAGHGILDIVKETYANTEPTYNYSSPFPYDTASNYNTKVTATKKNVTGTHRSSSSSSPSASSNAAVSAVAPAAGVSGLLLGLALNLL from the exons ATGAAGCCTTCCGTCGCGACTTTGCTTGCCACTGTCTCTCTGGTCTATGCTCAGACTGCTACTGAGAAGGAGCCTTCGCTGTCTGCGATAGAATCTGCAGCAGCCTCCATCCAGCCTTACTCTCCCGTTTCGAACGTTGAGGGTGTTGCATTTAATCGCTTCTTCCAAGTGTGGCTTGAGAATATT AAGGATTACGAGGATGCTGCGGCGGATGAGAACATGAAATGGCTGGCCTCGCAAGGGATCCTGCT CACCAATTTCTATGCAGTCACGCATCCTTCAGAGCCAAACTACTGCGCTGCTGTTGGAGGCGACACATTTGGCATGGACAATGACAACTTTAACCAGATTCCTGCCAATGTTTCTACTGTCGCTGATCTCCTGGACACCAAAAACATTGCTTGGGGAGAGTATCAGGAGCACTTACCTTATCCCGGATTCCAAGGTTTCAACTATTCCAACCAGGAGACTTATGTCAATGACTATGTGCGCAAGCATAACCCACTGGTCTTGTATGACTCTGTCACCAAGAACAGCACTCGTTTGCGCCAGATCAAGAACTTTACCAGCTTCGAGGACGACCTGGCCAACAAGAAACTTCCTCAATGGGCATTTATCACTCCAAACATGACCAACGACGCTCATGACACCAACATTACTTTCGGAGCCAAATGGGAGCGAAGCTGGATTGCGCCCTTGCTCAACAACTCATACTTCATGAATGATACCCTAATCCTACTTACctttgatgaggatggcacTTATTCCAAGAGCAACAAGATCTTCAGTGTTCTTCTCGGTGGTGCCATTCCCGATGAGCTGAAGGGTACTCAGGACGATACGTTCTATACCCACTACTCAGTGATTGCGTCCGTGTCCGCGAACTGGGGCCTTCCTTCGTTGGGAAGGTGGGATTGTGGTGCGAACATTCTTGAGATTGTGGCAAACAAGACGGGATATGTCAACTACGACGTTGACACAACCAATCTCCGCCTCAACGAGACCTACCCCGGTCCCATGTCAGCGGGCGAATACTCGAAATACTCCCCTGTCTGGCCGAATGCCTTGACCCGTGGTGACTGCTctgctggccatggcatTTTGGACATTGTCAAGGAGACCTACGCCAACACGGAGCCAACATACAACTATTCGAGCCCCTTCCCATATGACACTGCGAGCAACTACAACACCAAGGTGACTGCCACCAAAAAGAATGTCACCGGTACACATAGAagttcttcttcctcctctccgtcAGCTAGCTCCAACGCCGCTGTTTCTGCTGTCGCTCCTGCAGCCGGTGTCTCTGGTCTCCTCTTGGGACTCGCTCTAAACCTGCTTTAA
- a CDS encoding putative importin 11, whose translation MAEVVELPGESNPLNPQNLLHALALAASSTQQQVQTGTKQLQHWEKHESYFTLLQDVFLDQSLPVEVRYLSIIQLKNGIDKYWRKTATNAIKREEKERIKVRAVQAGVVEPAPLLALHNAFMIAKIMRYEFPQDWPDGISAIIAYLRSSTQPGANPLQLPRTLTILLQIIKELSTARLQRTRANLQSVAPEIFHLLVNIYVEKVNKWTVILEQGGVDEAALLGEAEQSLVCLKVLRRLIIAGFEHPNRDKEAQDFWLLSHTHFSRFFAIVNGSVPLSEQVQRSIEKHLLKLSKLHVEMAKERPAAFALLPDSIPLVQSYWTLVVKLGENYSQLGEDGDSDNKTLMEKVGLRALLLIRACSKMAFNPAQTFKYQTPQDKEEKQRSIEQIKSDIFTHEFVVSVMELLVTQFFRFRKADFQEWEAEPEEWERKEEDIAEAWEFSIRSCSEKLFLDLVIHFKDLLIPRLLNVFFSFASPEKRDVLLKDSLYSAIGLASASLEQQLDFNSFLETALVQEVQIQEHGYNVLRRRIAIVLGQWVPVKPDELNRNAIYQIFQHLLGKQDPLNDLVVRITAGRQLKNVLDPFEFSPAVFMPYAQSILQDLMSLIQEVELPETKMGLLESVRVLVVKMEHHIAPFSDQILALLPPLWEQSGEEHLMKQAILTLISSLIHSLKQDSIKYHSLVLPLISNSVEPGSETLVYLLDEALELWSAILTQTPAPASPELLALIPALYPIFEAATDSVPQALQIAESYIYLAPQEVLSDRIRLPLLVSFETLLQSTTRQRIGVVPRLVELMIRGAEAVDGGSENTYNVITRSLIDSSFLQSLLEGLHSAYEASQTTGPRRKPTSVYGVVETDYYSVLARLALAYPKNLVSAVSAATQTPEEQVLSWLLTEWFLHYDNIGSVTQKKLHALALTQLLALNGPDTQPPTYILNHLQSYMNIWTDIVTELAEGTEGDPNDPRSGDYLIYWNNAPNAKYDGPEPPENERRRHWETSDVIHKINIRDFVRQHLHSLIVGCGGEQRFQEEWLLNVDREVVAAFAALGLF comes from the exons ATGGCCGAGGTAGTTGAATTACCTGGCGAATCCAATCCGCTGAACCCTCAGAACCTCCTTCATGCGCTTGCACTCGCAGCCAGCTCGACGCAGCAGCAGGTGCAAACCGGTACCAAGCAACTGCAACACTGGGAAAAGCATGAGAGTTATTTCACTCTACTTCAG GATGTATTCCTAGATCAATCGTTGCCCGTCGAAGTCCGTTACCTGTCCATCATCCAGTTAAAGAATGGTATCGATAAGTACTGGCGGAAGACTGCGACAAA TGCCatcaaaagagaagagaaagagaggataAAGGTGAGGGCTGTACAAGCTGGGGTAGTCGAACCTGCACCTCTACTTGCCCTTCACAATGCTTTCATGATCGCCAAGATCATGCGCTACGAATTCCCGCAAGACTG GCCAGATGGAATCTCAGCAATCATTGCCTACCTTCGCTCTTCAACACAGCCCGGCGCAAACCCGTTGCAATTACCGCGGACGCTCACAATACTACTGCAAATAATCAAGGAATTGTCAACGGCTAGACTACAGAGAACGCGTGCGAACCTTCAGTCAGTGGCGCCCGAGATCTTCCACCTTTTGGTCAACATTTACGTGGAGAAGGTGAACAAATGGACGGTGATCCTAGAGCAGGGCGGCGTCGATGAGGCGGCATTACTTGGTGAGGCCGAGCAAAGCCTTGTTTGTCTCAAGGTTCTGCGGCGTCTGATCATTGCGGGATTCGAGCACCCCAACCGTGATAAAGAGGCTCAGGACTTCTGGCTCCTGAGCCATACACATTTCAGTCGGTTTTTTGCTATTGTCAATGGCTCCGTGCCTTTATCAGAGCAAGTTCAGAGGTCAATAGAGAAACATTTGCTCAAGTTGTCGAAACTTCATGTCGAGATGGCAAAGGAACGGCCTGCTGCATTCGCCTTGCTGCCGGACAGCATTCCCCTTGTTCAATCTTACTGGACCCTTGTTGTCAAACTCGGAGAAAATTACAGCCAGCTGGGAGAGGATGGTGACTCGGACAACAAGACACTTATGGAAAAGGTGGGCCTCAGAGCCCTTCTCTTGATCAGGGCCTGTTCCAAGATGGCATTCAATCCCGCTCAGACGTTCAAGTATCAGACTCCACAAGAcaaagaggagaaacaaCGGTCAATTGAACAAATAAAGTCTGATATTTTCACCCATGAATTCGTTGTTAGTGTGATGGAGCTTTTGGTTACTCAGTTTTTCCGCTTCCGGAAAGCTGACTTCCAAGAATGGGAGGCTGAGCCGGAGgagtgggaaagaaaggaggaggatattgcTGAAGCCTGGGAATTCTCCATCCGATCGTGCTCTGAGAAGCTATTCCTCGACCTGGTCATCCACTTCAAAGACTTACTGATTCCCCGGCTGTTAAAcgtcttcttctcatttgcAA GTCCCGAGAAGCGTGACGTACTGCTCAAAGACTCGTTATATTCCGCCATCGGGCTGGCTTCCGCAAGCTTAGAGCAGCAGTTGGACTTCAACAGCTTTCTGGAGACGGCCCTTGTCCAAGAAGTTCAAATCCAGGAGCACGGTTACAATGTACTTAGGAGAAGGATTGCCATCGTCCTTGGACAATGGGTACCAGTGAAGCCAGATGAACTCAACAGGAATGCTATCTACCAGATCTTCCAGCATCTTTTAGGGAAACAGGATCCCTTGAATGACCTGGTTGTCCGCATCACGGCTGGTAGACAGCTTAAGAACGTCTTGGATCCATTTGAATTCTCTCCTGCCGTGTTCATGCCCTATGCTCAGTCCATTCTTCAGGATTTGATGTCTCTCATCCAGGAGGTCGAGCTTCCTGAAACTAAGATGGGACTTTTAGAAAGCGTCCGTGTCTTGGTAGTAAAAATGGAGCATCAT ATTGCGCCATTCTCGGACCAGATATTAGCTTTACTGCCTCCTTTGTGGGAGCAATCCGGCGAGGAGCATCTCATGAAACAGGCCATTCTAACTTTAATCTCGTCACTCATACATTCTTTGAAGCAGGACTCGATTAAGTATCATTCTCTCGTCTTGCCCTTGATCAGCAATTCGGTAGAACCAGGCTCT GAAACCCTGGTATatctccttgatgaggcCTTAGAACTCTGGTCTGCTATCCTCACTCAAACACCTGCACCGGCGTCtcctgagcttcttgcgctcATCCCCGCGTTATATCCTATATTCGAGGCCGCCACGGACAGTGTCCCACAGGCCCTCCAAATCGCAGAGTCATATATCTATCTCGCCCCTCAGGAGGTTCTTAGTGACCGAATCCGACTTCCCCTTCTCGTCTCATTCGAAACCCTCCTACAATCCACTACCCGGCAACGCATTGGCGTTGTCCCTCGCCTTGTCGAGCTCATGATCCGCGGCGCTGAAGCGGTTGACGGAGGCAGCGAAAATACGTACAACGTCATCACGCGCTCCCTCATTGACAGCTCATTTCTGCAATCTCTCTTGGAAGGTCTCCATTCCGCTTACGAAGCTAGTCAGACGACCGGGCCGCGCCGGAAACCAACATCGGTCTACGGCGTCGTGGAAACGGATTACTATTCTGTCCTCGCACGTTTAGCACTAGCATATCCTAAGAACCTTGTCTCTGCCGTCTCTGCCGCCACGCAGACCCCGGAAGAACAGGTTCTTTCCTGGCTTCTCACGGAATGGTTTCTGCATTACGACAACATCGGCAGCGTAACTCAGAAGAAACTGCATGCGCTCGCCCTGACGCAGCTTCTCGCCTTGAACGGCCCCGATACCCAGCCACCCACATACATCCTCAACCACCTGCAATCATACATGAACATATGGACGGATATCGTTACGGAACTTGCGGAAGGTACTGAGGGTGATCCCAACGACCCCCGCAGCGGCGATTATCTCATTTACTGGAACAACGCGCCGAACGCCAAGTACGATGGGCCTGAGCCGCCAGAGAACGAACGCCGACGACATTGGGAAACCTCAGACGTGATCCATAAAATCAACATCCGGGACTTTGTGCGCCAGCACTTGCATTCCCTCATCGTGGGGTGCGGTGGTGAGCAGCGGTTCCAGGAAGAGTGGCTCCTCAATGTAGATCGTGAAGTGGTGGCCGCATTTGCCGCTTTGGGATTGTTTTAG